Proteins from one Sabethes cyaneus chromosome 2, idSabCyanKW18_F2, whole genome shotgun sequence genomic window:
- the LOC128738070 gene encoding ell-associated factor Eaf, translating to MHFWIDKRSQACGFGRARVAASLSGGGGLGFGHPRRIPRKSMVTPIHRFQTVDCTRPHPYRHQQQQQPQQQQQHQAQSQTSNSHHQHYHHHQQPQQQQNSNNQSHIQHHQAQLHSSGHYNQHNSLIPASTLQSQQSAQNHHLLQQASHHQQPQHAANYHVPVGVNHIYSNSSPQANAIEIDHTAGTLGIGTLSQQIPHIGQDAQLLPAHLKCGMWASLALATVFVAGAKFYFDHQGTGLEVLIFCAFSATFFLAACTVSLCRRPRDLQISANNVISETISNGEQNSLQNNPDLVNSHPSPLLNGSVGGTNPQNSLALMAPPPPYHIAILLPESTKETDESPPPSYDKIVI from the exons ATGCATTTTTGGATTGATAAGCGCTCACAAGCTTGTGGTTTCGGAAGAGCGCGGGTGGCAGCTTCCCTTTCTGGTGGTGGCGGGTTAGGCTTTGGACATCCCAGAAGAATTCCCAGAAAATCAATGGTTACCCCAATACATCGGTTTCAAACGGTGGACTGTACAAGGCCACATCCCTATCGTcaccaacaacagcaacagccgcaacaacagcagcagcaccaagCACAATCGCAAACTAGTAATAGTCATCATCAGCACTATCATCATCACCAGCAACCGCAGCAGCAACAGAATAGCAATAATCAATCACACATTCAACATCACCAGGCACAGTTGCATAGCAGTGGCCACTATAATCAGCATAATAGTTTAATCCCAGCGTCGACGCTTCAATCGCAACAGTCGGCTCAGAATCATCATCTGCTGCAGCAGGCATCACACCATCAGCAACCGCAACATGCAGCCAATTATCATGTTCCGGTTGGAGTAAATCATATTTACAG TAATTCCTCCCCGCAAGCGAATGCAATCGAAATCGATCATACTGCTGGGACGCTCGGAATTGGGACGCTTAGCCAGCAGATACCACACATCGGACAGGATGCTCAACTATTGCCGGCACATctcaaatgtggcatgtgggctTCACTTGCTTTGGCTACGGTGTTCGTAGCCGGAGCGAAGTTTTACTTCGACCATCAA GGAACTGGTCTGGAAGTGCTCATATTCTGTGCGTTTTCTGCAACCTTTTTCCTAGCAGCATGCACAGTGTCTCTCTGCCGACGTCCTAGGGACCTGCAGATATCTGCCAACAATGTGATATCGGAGACCATCTCCAACGGGGAGCAGAACTCCCTTCAG AACAATCCGGACCTAGTGAATAGCCATCCTTCACCTCTGCTGAACGGCAGCGTTGGTGGAACAAATCCGCAGAATTCGCTGGCCCTGATGGCACCTCCACCGCCATATCACATTGCCATTTTGCTGCCGGAAAGCACGAAGGAAACGGATGAATCGCCGCCACCGTCGTACGATAAAATAGTGATATAA